The following are encoded in a window of Rhizobium sp. 11515TR genomic DNA:
- a CDS encoding ABC transporter ATP-binding protein, whose amino-acid sequence MSSDSSRSAAKPLASRAHVNAVGWGQGLSTIVRITHMTLRHPWQTSFAIGATFVAATLQLTIPRLLGRAVDQTQTAVAGGAAGQIAENALMTTALLLLVISVLRGLFTMVQNYYSEAVGHHMGYELRLACYEKIQQLSFSFHDKAHSGDLITVGLLDLEGVRMYFSTALVRMVLLTMLIGVGAYMLLSTDVALGLLALSFVPFVAWRSSVTQLRLRSTWLDLQERLSVLTRVMEENLGGIRVVRAFAGQAHELMKFDRASHNALSLAHKRVGIRVVNTSAMNLSFFVSMGLVLWLGGLKVINGEISVGMLASFLTFMTILQMPVRQLGLMVNAFARASTCGSRLFELLDLDIPIKDAPDAKPLVVTEGTLRFENVDFSYPGSEMRPVLKNICFEAKRGETVGIVGPPGSGKSTIAHLIPRFYDVTAGRITLDGQDIRKATLQSLRQNVAVVQQDSFLFTTSIENNIAYGDPWAKETRIERAAESAQLHNYILGLPAGYTTIVGERGVSLSGGQRQRLTIARTLMLKPAVMVFDDSTAAIDAATEQRIRSAMKRFARDRVTLIIAHRLSSLMHADQILFLEDGEIVERGTHTQLLAAGGRYKALYDLQVRPEDDVIRTSSGGTLERVKREV is encoded by the coding sequence GTGAGCAGCGATTCATCAAGAAGCGCCGCGAAGCCACTGGCTTCGCGTGCGCATGTCAATGCGGTCGGTTGGGGTCAAGGCCTGTCGACGATCGTCCGGATTACCCATATGACGCTGCGCCATCCCTGGCAGACAAGCTTCGCCATTGGGGCAACTTTTGTGGCTGCAACGTTGCAGCTGACGATCCCGCGCCTGTTGGGCCGTGCAGTCGACCAGACACAGACGGCGGTCGCCGGCGGTGCAGCCGGCCAGATTGCCGAAAATGCCTTGATGACAACCGCTCTGCTGCTGCTCGTCATCAGCGTTCTGCGCGGCTTGTTCACGATGGTGCAGAACTACTATAGCGAAGCCGTCGGCCATCATATGGGCTATGAGCTTCGGCTCGCCTGCTATGAGAAGATCCAGCAGCTCTCCTTCAGCTTCCACGACAAGGCCCATTCCGGCGATCTCATCACGGTCGGCCTGCTCGATCTTGAAGGCGTGCGCATGTACTTCTCGACCGCGCTGGTGCGCATGGTACTATTGACCATGCTGATCGGCGTCGGCGCCTATATGCTGCTATCGACCGATGTCGCGCTCGGTCTGCTGGCTCTGAGCTTTGTGCCTTTCGTGGCGTGGCGCTCTTCCGTCACGCAATTGCGACTGCGTTCGACATGGCTAGATCTGCAGGAGCGCCTCTCGGTGCTGACGCGCGTGATGGAGGAAAATCTCGGTGGCATCCGCGTGGTGCGCGCCTTCGCCGGGCAGGCGCACGAACTCATGAAGTTTGACCGGGCCTCGCACAATGCGCTTTCTCTCGCCCACAAGCGTGTCGGCATCCGTGTCGTCAATACCAGCGCCATGAACCTCTCCTTCTTCGTGTCCATGGGTCTGGTGCTCTGGCTTGGCGGCCTGAAGGTCATTAATGGGGAGATCAGCGTTGGCATGCTGGCCTCCTTCCTGACCTTCATGACCATTCTGCAGATGCCGGTGCGCCAGCTCGGCCTGATGGTGAATGCTTTCGCACGTGCCTCGACCTGCGGTTCGCGCCTGTTTGAACTCCTCGATCTCGATATTCCCATCAAGGATGCGCCGGACGCCAAGCCGCTCGTCGTGACCGAAGGCACACTGCGTTTCGAGAATGTCGACTTCAGCTATCCTGGTTCGGAAATGCGGCCGGTGCTGAAGAATATCTGTTTCGAGGCAAAGCGCGGCGAGACGGTCGGCATTGTCGGCCCGCCCGGCAGCGGCAAGTCCACCATTGCCCATCTCATTCCACGCTTTTACGACGTCACGGCCGGGCGGATCACGCTTGACGGCCAGGATATCCGCAAGGCGACGCTGCAATCGCTGCGGCAGAACGTTGCCGTCGTGCAGCAGGATTCCTTCCTGTTCACGACCAGCATCGAGAACAACATCGCCTATGGCGATCCCTGGGCGAAGGAAACCCGCATAGAGCGCGCCGCAGAGTCGGCGCAGCTGCACAATTACATCCTCGGCCTGCCAGCCGGCTATACGACAATCGTCGGCGAGCGCGGCGTGTCGCTCTCCGGCGGGCAGCGCCAGCGCCTGACCATCGCCCGGACATTGATGCTAAAACCTGCCGTGATGGTATTCGACGATTCCACCGCCGCGATCGATGCCGCGACGGAGCAGCGCATCCGCAGCGCCATGAAGCGTTTCGCCCGGGATCGGGTGACGCTGATCATCGCCCACAGGCTGAGTTCGCTGATGCATGCCGACCAGATCCTCTTCCTCGAAGATGGTGAGATCGTCGAGCGCGGCACCCATACGCAGCTTTTGGCCGCTGGAGGCCGCTACAAGGCGCTTTACGATCTGCAGGTTCGCCCGGAGGACGATGTCATCAGAACATCGAGCGGCGGCACGCTCGAAAGGGTGAAAAGGGAGGTATGA